One Paraburkholderia kururiensis DNA window includes the following coding sequences:
- a CDS encoding YoaK family protein, with amino-acid sequence MSTPHQDIDMNVSPSAVQAAEAGAEASTPQRLVTILAFIAGYVDAFGFVALFGLFAAHVTANFVLIGANVVGEGQGILIKLLAFPAFIAGVAVARGVVGMATRRGAFAERALYVLEAACLCLMMAAGLVVWPHYGPDSAWAIVAALFGAAAMGVQNAHSRLVLPGQPPTTMMTLNVTLGVLYTIDALTGRTSDAKHAARERLADILLPVAGFAMGAIVACIAFVQASFWALLFPVILLAILALRAGPGSCAVAE; translated from the coding sequence ATGAGCACGCCGCACCAGGACATCGACATGAACGTTTCACCGTCTGCCGTGCAGGCAGCCGAGGCCGGTGCCGAGGCTTCGACGCCGCAACGCCTCGTCACCATCCTCGCGTTCATTGCCGGTTACGTGGATGCGTTCGGCTTCGTCGCGCTGTTCGGCCTGTTCGCCGCGCACGTCACGGCGAACTTCGTGCTGATCGGCGCGAACGTGGTGGGCGAGGGGCAGGGCATTCTCATCAAGCTGCTCGCGTTTCCCGCTTTCATCGCGGGCGTGGCCGTGGCGCGCGGCGTGGTGGGCATGGCCACGCGCCGCGGCGCGTTTGCGGAGCGCGCCCTCTATGTGCTGGAGGCCGCCTGCCTGTGTCTGATGATGGCCGCGGGCCTCGTGGTCTGGCCGCACTACGGGCCCGACAGCGCGTGGGCCATCGTGGCCGCGCTCTTCGGCGCCGCGGCCATGGGCGTGCAGAACGCGCACAGCCGGCTCGTGCTGCCGGGCCAACCGCCCACCACGATGATGACGCTGAACGTGACGCTGGGCGTGCTGTACACCATCGACGCGCTCACCGGCCGCACGAGCGACGCGAAGCATGCGGCCCGCGAGCGGCTTGCCGACATCCTGCTGCCGGTGGCGGGCTTTGCCATGGGGGCGATCGTGGCCTGCATCGCGTTCGTGCAGGCCTCGTTCTGGGCGCTGCTGTTTCCCGTCATCCTGCTCGCGATCCTCGCGCTGCGCGCCGGCCCGGGTTCATGCGCGGTGGCCGAATGA
- a CDS encoding DUF1427 family protein, which translates to MQYVYSLLSGLLFGIGYGLLGLKSPAPPLIALAGLLGMLGGDQLVTQLKAHLAARNAPAAVSAPASTSSTPTPTPIVAAQRDAGADDQPKS; encoded by the coding sequence ATGCAATACGTCTACTCGCTCTTATCGGGCTTGCTGTTCGGCATCGGCTATGGGCTGCTCGGCCTGAAATCGCCGGCGCCGCCGTTGATCGCCCTCGCGGGGCTGCTCGGCATGCTGGGCGGCGACCAGCTCGTGACGCAGCTGAAGGCGCATCTCGCGGCCCGCAATGCGCCGGCTGCGGTCAGCGCGCCGGCCTCCACGTCGTCCACGCCGACGCCCACGCCCATCGTCGCCGCGCAGCGCGACGCAGGCGCCGACGATCAGCCGAAGTCATGA